The following proteins are co-located in the Calliphora vicina chromosome 2, idCalVici1.1, whole genome shotgun sequence genome:
- the Zir gene encoding dedicator of cytokinesis protein 7 isoform X1 codes for MSLTQRTFAQKLSRTHASDVRKNVVNCHMQTKTTDTLMCSSTLSLTEPVEPLDYEEFLNSHINTINRDPLKNILDFPPGDVTVKTIPRKIRTIEHIVPKESFAELPQHVQECVNCYTRPWKVVEYAQRHYSSSCCARERIDRGTISPSAYQQEFEVDKDFASFDESSFTDQSNSCTPSSRQSIASLSSVSSCTDTLTPRGSWASFDLRRSVNDPLIPNLLDDVPPEHIDQTNESKRLEDRQEALFSLYPEAEAEDIIERRLSAELPMEHMGHRIYVKCLQLRLELEVEPIFASMAIYDAKEKKKISENFYFDMNSDNLKRMLHTHVRCADESTQSRAGIFEISYPSNDLFLVIRLEKVLQGDIKDSVEPYIKDDKDKCRDKAKQNASDFCERLGKYRMPFAWTGIYLTNIFNGDSFEGGKEGAAVGSASNPDREPGGSLGSAASSNSLDRKSSTSSFDQLRRKANDMSGTLTRRGSLERKEKRRSWSPDDFANVVESFRPITITISSFFKQETDKMKDEDLYKFLMELKRPSSAMKKYKCIPGSIKLEITPCSEDVKNALTPELAKVEPYVEDNTRPVKEILEIPPTAIYNPHYTYRNLLFVSPKELNFSSRAGSARNIAVRVQLMAGETQNDAISAIFGKSSCPEYSSEAFTAVNYHNKCPAFYDEIKFALPAHLKQNHHLFFTIYHVSCQKKPQDLQPSVETPVGYTWWPLLEDGKLKVGEFQLPVMVETPPENYSFIPPNVHLPGTKWLDNHRPVFSIIVEAVTSVHTLDPNLDRFFLMCEYLNSRKIPPRIGEGNMEAEMKKCLLEIANAEREPLVKNLHLVLDKLIELLVTTYKIGGQTLSLGSTVFEVLCLVSANLSILSDDLIVDQYGRQSLLSTYVQFQSKIPHPFSGKRRITCSRSNAEEMHTSSSSSDTYSIYDNVVAGRSLDRKELAMEMSPTFVGRDGQIRLLHEELALHWVVASGRAADLAMSNSWFLFELIVKSMIEHLDFTRSLQAPRKQRFPHQYTDDISTLVHLVTTKVVGYHSNEPKLAQCLNASLSFFIFDLFSVMDRGFIFGLIKTYYKVLISKNASIPDLMNYKIDFLRIVCSHEHYVALNLPFGTPYTTKSAPCSPTPSTNSNTSGTSYGSIERALHADLSIEFRQQHFLVGLVLSDLATVLEVPNPQLHGKAIRCIRNLMTSHDLDPRYNDSEARARVASLYLPLLGIVMDAIPQLHQNLTDSNDRLHSMGLLDDYQGPHTTIATTTISPEVAYAISGSRAYAYMNDHVKNKSPLSSENTRHLLACCTWILKNLERTALYRWTLGLSPHRVHQMLQVLNTCIPCFEYKGQKRLPVLKRNTQSFRKPTDLKEKLEECIRGTNSARYDLINRRKDRNSTEKFRWRKDQMPYRAQFYDTITKTDPELELSHFIEGSLATEITLVILDCLEIIVQVATNSEMHHNLLSTVLKVLLHALSRNQSTMALKNLFSSQRSLIFKFPNLLFDEETDICADLCLLLLKHCGSQLPGIRSQAAASLYLLMRQNFEIGNNFARVKMQVTMSLSSLVGTSSSFSEQSLRRALKTILVYAESDTDLQDTSFPEQVQDLLFNLHMILSDTVKMKEYQEDPEMLLDLMHRIAKGYQNNPDLRLTWLENMAKKHKERANHTEAAMCFVHSAALVAEYLSMLESQTHLPVGAVSFQKVTPNSLLESAVSDDVLSPGEDGICLGNHFTESGLKVLLEEASNSFQIAGMYEAMNEVYKILVPICEANRDFQKLSKIHGKLQEAFNRIAQLQGKRVFGTYFRVGFYGAKFGDLDQQEFIYKEPTLTKLPEIFSRLQNFYADRFGPDSVHIIKDSNSVDVNSLDPDKAYIQITYVEPYFENYELRHRETYFERNFNIKRFIFATPFTKSGKAHGDLHEQCKRKTILTTANHFPYVKTRIQVINRQQIILDPIEVAIEDIQKKTVELAAATNQEPADPKILQMVLQGCIGTTVNQGPMEMAAVFLSNLSDGVTIPTKNQNKLRLCFREFSKRCADALKKNRNLILSDQKDYQRELERNNERFVERLTPLITLTSSQAQGVVKANAASNRSTPLKCVSDYFK; via the exons ATGTCATTAACACAGCGCACTTTTGCGCAAAAATTGTCTAG GACTCATGCTAGTGATGTGCGTAAGAATGTGGTCAATTGTCATATGCAAACGAAAACTACAGATACTTTGATGTGCTCTTCGACA CTTTCTTTAACCGAACCCGTTGAGCCTTTGGATTATGAGGAGTTTTTAAATTCTCATATAAACACTATCAATCGTGATCCTCTAAAGAATATACTGGACTTTCCGCCAGGAGATGTTACCGTCAAAACTATACCACGTAAAATAAGAACCATAGAACATATTGTGCCAAAGGAGAGTTT tGCTGAACTTCCCCAGCATGTACAAGAGTGTGTAAATTGTTATACACGTCCATGGAAAGTGGTTGAGTACGCACAACGTCATTATTCCAGCTCTTGTTGTGCTCGTGAACGTATTGACAGAGGCACTATAAGCCCATCGGCCTATCAGCAAGAATTCGAAGTCGATAAAGATTTTGCCTCATTCGATGAATCGTCTTTTACTGATCAGAGTAACAGTTGCACACCCAGCTCTAGGCAGTCTATAGCCAGTTTGTCTTCAGTTAGCTCCTGTACAGATACCTTAACACCGCGTGGCTCTTGGGCAAGTTTTGACTTAAGACGTTCTGTCAACGATCCCTTAATACCGAATTTATTAGATGATGTTCCCCCAGAACATATTGATCAGACAAACGAATCAAAGAGACTGGAGGATAGACAAGAAGCTCTATTCTCTCTTTACCCCGAAGCAGAAGCCGAAGATATAATTGAACGCAGATTGTCGGCTGAATTGCCCATGGAACATATGGGTCAtcgaatttatgtaaaatgtttacaattaaGACTGGAATTGGAGGTAGAACCAATATTTGCCTCCATGGCCATATATGATGCcaaagagaagaaaaaaatctcggaaaacttttattttgacatGAATTCCGACAACTTAAAGCGCATGTTACACACTCATGTGCGCTGTGCCGACGAAAGCACCCAGAGTAGAGCTGGTATATTCGAAATAAGTTATCCCAGCAATGATTTGTTTTTAGTGATACGTTTAGAAAAGGTTTTGCAAGGTGATATTAAGGACTCGGTAGAGCCTTACATTAAAGATGATAAAGATAAATGCCGCGACAAGGCCAAACAAAATGCTTCTGACTTCTGTGAAAGATTAGGCAAATACCGCATGCCGTTCGCTTGGACGGGCAtatatttgacaaatatttttaatggtgACAGTTTTGAAGGTGGAAAAGAAGGAGCAGCTGTTGGTTCGGCTAGTAATCCAGATCGGGAGCCTGGTGGTTCTTTAGGTTCTGCGGCCAGTTCAAACAGCTTAGATCGCAAATCATCCACTAGCAGCTTTGATCAGCTCAGACGCAAAGCCAATGATATGAGTGGCACTTTAACCCGTAGGGGCTCTTTGGAACGTAAAGAAAAACGTAGATCTTGGTCCCCCGACGATTTTGCCAATGTAGTAGAGTCTTTCCGGCCAATTACTATAACTATATCCAGTTTTTTCAAACAAGAAACGGATAAAATGAAAGATGAAGATCTATATAAATTCCTAATGGAACTGAAAAGACCTAGTTCGGCCATGAAGAAATACAAATGCATACCAGGCTCCATCAAGTTAGAAATTACACCCTGTTCTGAGGATGTTAAAAATGCTTTAACACCGGAACTGGCCAAAGTAGAGCCATATGTAGAGGACAATACGAGACCAGTCAAAGAGATACTAGAGATACCACCCACGGCCATTTACAATCCCCACTACACTTATCGTAATCTATTGTTTGTATCACCCAAGGAACTTAATTTTTCCTCTAGAGCTGGCTCTGCTCGCAATATTGCTGTAAGGGTACAACTTATGGCGGGAGAAACACAAAACGATGCTATCAGTGCCATTTTCGGAAAATCTTCTTGTCCTGAGTACTCCAGCGAAGCTTTCACTGCCGTCAATTATCATAATAAATGCCCAGCCTTCTACGATGAAATTAAATTTGCTCTGCCAGCCCATCTCAAACAAAATCATCATCTTTTCTTTACTATTTACCATGTATCATGTCAAAAGAAACCACAAGACTTGCAACCTTCCGTTGAAACACCAGTGGGTTATACCTGGTGGCCTTTACTGGAGGATGGCAAACTTAAAGTGGGAGAATTTCAACTGCCTGTTATGGTAGAAACTCCACCAGAAAATTATTCGTTTATTCCGCCAAATGTCCATCTACCAGGTACAAAATGGCTGGACAATCATCGTCCCGTCTTTTCGATTATCGTAGAGGCCGTAACATCAGTGCACACTTTGGATCCAAATTTGGATCGTTTCTTTTTAATGTGCGAATATTTGAATTCACGCAAGATACCGCCTCGCATAGGTGAAGGCAACATGGAAGCTGAAATGAAGAAATGTTTACTGGAAATTGCAAATGCTGAACGTGAGCCTCTGGTTAAGAATTTACATTTGGTATTGGATAAACTAATAGAGCTGTTGGTGACGACTTATAAAATTGGCGGACAAACGCTATCGCTGGGTTCCACAGTATTTGAAGTATTGTGTTTGGTATCCGCTAACTTATCG attttaaGTGATGACCTCATAGTGGATCAGTATGGTCGTCAATCTTTACTGTCCACTTACGTGCAATTTCAAAGCAAGATTCCTCATCCTTTTAGTGGCAAACGGCGTATAACCTGTAGCCGCAGCAATGCCGAAGAAATGCACACGTCCTCTTCTTCATCAGATACTTACAGCATCTACGATAATGTAGTAGCCGGGCGCAGTTTGGACCGCAAAGAATTGGCCATGGAAATGTCACCCACATTTGTGGGTCGTGATGGCCAAATACGTTTACTGCATGAAGAACTAGCCCTGCACTGGGTAGTAGCCAGCGGTCGTGCTGCTGATTTGGCCATGAGCAATTCATGGTTTTTATTTGAACTCATTGTAAAATCCATGATAGAACATTTGGATTTTACGCGTTCCCTGCAAGCACCACGAAAACAACGTTTCCCTCATCAATACACGGATGATATATCTACACTTGTTCATTTGGTTACCACCAAGGTGGTGGGTTATCACAGTAATGAACCCAAATTGGCACAATGTCTTAATGCCAGCCTCAGTTTCTTTATATTTGACTTGTTTAGTGTTATGGATAGAGGTTTTATATTTGGTTTAATAAAAACCTATTACAAGGTTTTAATATCCAAAAACGCCTCCATACCGGATTTGATGaattataaaattgattttttgcgCATTGTATGCAGTCATGAGCATTATGTAGCTCTAAATTTACCCTTTGGTACTCCGTATACAACAAAGTCTGCACCCTGTAGTCCCACGCCAAGTACAAACTCAAACACTAGTGGGACGTCATAC GGTTCCATTGAACGAGCATTACATGCAGATTTAAGCATCGAATTCAGACAACAACATTTTCTAGTTGGTTTGGTTTTAAGTGATTTAGCCACCGTCTTGGAAGTACC AAATCCTCAACTGCATGGCAAAGCCATTAGATGTATACGCAATTTGATGACTTCTCATGATTTGGATCCCCGCTATAATGACAGTGAAGCTAGAGCTCGCGTGGCCTCTTTGTATCTACCATTGCTAGGGATAGTAATGGATGCCATACCGCAATTACACCAAAATCTAACGGACTCTAACGATCGCTTACATAGTATGGGACTATTGGACGATTACCAAGGCCCTCACACTACCATCGCTACTACAACTATAAGTCCCGAAGTTGCCTATGCCATATCGGGTTCCCGAGCTTATGCCTACATGAACgatcatgtaaaaaataaatctcCGCTGAGTAGTGAAAATACTCGACATCTTTTGGCTTGTTGCACTTGGATACTGAAAAATCTCGAGAGAACTGCTTTGTATAGATGGACTTTGGGACTGTCGCCCCATAGAGTGCATCAGATGTTGCAAGTGCTGAATACTTGTATACCTTGTTTCGAATACAAGGGTCAAAAACGTTTACCGGTATTAAAACGTAACACGCAAAGTTTCCGTAAGCCTACAGATCTTAAAGAAAAACTGGAAGAGTGTATACGCGGTACGAACTCGGCCCGCTATGATTTGATAAATCGCCGTAAAGATCGCAATTCCACAGAGAAATTCCGTTGGCGCAAAGATCAAATGCCTTACAGAGCCCAATTTTATGATACCATTACAAAAACTGATCCTGAATTAGAATTGAGTCATTTCATTGAGGGCTCATTGGCCACTGAAATTACTTTGGTGATTTTAGACTGTTTAGAAATTATTGTACAAGTGGCTACAAATTCGGAAATGCATCACAATCTTTTGAGCACAGTGTTGAAAGTATTGCTGCATGCTTTGTCGCGTAATCAAAGTACTATGGCTCTAAAGAATCTGTTTTCGTCTCAAAGATCTTTGATCTTTAAGTTTCCCAATTTATTATTTGATGAGGAAACGGATATATGTGCCGACTTGTGTTTGCTGTTGCTAAAGCATTGTGGTTCACAATTACCCGGTATAAGATCGCAAGCCGCCGCTTCCTTGTATCTCTTAATGagacaaaattttgaaatcggcaAT AATTTCGCACGTGTTAAAATGCAAGTTACCATGTCCTTGTCATCTCTAGTGGGTACTAGTTCATCATTCAGCGAACAGTCTTTGCGTCGTGCTCTAAAAACCATTTTAGTTTATGCCGAATCTGATACAGATCTTCAGGACACTTCATTCCCCGAACAAGTACAAGATCTTTTATTCAATCTTCACATGATACTCTCCGATACCGTAAAAATGAAAGAGTATCAAGAAGATCCGGAAATGTTGTTGGATCTCATGCATCGCATTGCCAAAGGTTATCAAAATAATCCCGACCTGCGCCTGACTTGGTTGGAGAACATGGCTAAGAAGCACAAGGAGCGTGCCAATCATACCGAAGCGGCCATGTGTTTTGTTCATTCCGCTGCACTTGTGGCCGAATACCTAAGTATGTTAGAATCGCAAACCCATCTACCAGTGGGTGCTGTAAGTTTTCAGAAAGTCACTCCCAACTCATTGCTGGAGTCGGCTGTTTCCGATGATGTTCTAAGTCCGGGCGAAGATGGTATTTGCCTGGGTAATCATTTCACTGAATCGGGCCTGAAAGTTCTGCTGGAGGAGGCCTCCAACTCGTTCCAAATAGCTGGTATGTACGAGGCCATGAATGAGGTTTATAAAATACTCGTACCCATTTGCGAGGCCAATCGAGATTTCCAGAAATTGAGTAAAATTCATGGTAAACTGCAGGAGGCTTTTAATCGTATCGCACAACTTCAAGGCAAGCGTGTCTTTGGTACTTACTTCAGAGTCGGTTTTTATGGTGCCAAATTTGGTGACTTGGATCAGCAGGAGTTTATCTACAAGGAACCGACTCTCACGAAATTACCCGAAATATTTAGTCGGCTGCAA AACTTTTATGCAGATCGTTTTGGTCCAGACTCTGTTCACATCATTAAGGACTCCAATAGTGTTGACGTTAACAGTTTAGATCCCGACAAGGCTTACATACAAATAACCTATGTAGAGccctattttgaaaattatgaacTTCGGCATAGAGAAACCTATTTCGAAAGAAACTTCAACATAA AACGTTTCATTTTTGCCACCCCATTCACAAAGTCGGGCAAAGCCCATGGTGACTTGCACGAACAATGTAAACGCAAGACAATACTTACCACAGCCAATCATTTCCCCTATGTCAAGACCCGTATTCAGGTGATAAATCGACAACAAATAATTTTGGATCCCATTGAGGTGGCCATCGAAGACATACAAAAGAAAACAGTGGAATTGGCTGCGGCCACCAACCAAGAACCGGCGGATCCGAAAATTCTACAAATGGTTTTACAAGGCTGCATTGGCACCACGGTCAATCAGGGACCCATGGAAATGGCAGCAGTATTTTTATCGAATCTCTCGGATGGCGTGACCATACCaactaaaaatcaaaataagctACGTTTATGTTTCAGAGAATTTTCAAAGCGATGTGCTGATGCTCTCaagaaaaatcgaaatttaattttatccgATCAAAAAGATTATCAGCGAGAATTGGAACGTAACAATGAACGTTTTGTGGAACGTTTGACACCGTTAATAACATTAACATCCTCGCAGGCGCAGGGTGTAGTAAA agCAAATGCCGCTAGTAATCGTAGTACTCCTTTAAAATG tgTTTCCGATTATTTCAAGTAA